CCACAGGCCTCGCGCGCTCCACGGTCTCGACACTTCTTTCGGAATTGAAAGATGGGGGCATCGTTCTCGATCTCGACACCAAGAGCAACGGCTTCGGCCGTCCCTCACAACTTCTCTCGCTCAATCCCGCAACGGGCCGCTGTGCCGGCGTGCTGCTTGGCCTCGGCGAAATCCGCATCGTCATCTGCGATCTTGCCCATACCGTGCTGTCGGACGTCTGGTTCGAGATGCGCCGCGACTATACGCCGGAGGAAGCCGCCGAGCAGATCAGGGACAATCTGACCCGGCAATGCGCATCGCTCGGCCTTGCGATCAAGGACTTGCTAGGTGTCGGCCTCGCGATCTCTGCACCGCTCAGCTATGACGGGCGCGTCCTCAACGGCGATGTCTTGCCGACCTGGGGCGGCGTCGATCTTGCCGCGATCTTCTCGAAACATCTGGACTGTCCGCTGCATGCGGAGAACGAAAGCCATTGCGGCGCGCTTGCCGAGATGACCTGGGGTGCGGCGATCGGCGAGAAGGACTTCGTTCTCTACAAGTTCGACCTTGGCGTCGGCGGCGCGATTGTGCGTGATGGCGTCGTGCAACGCGGTTTCAACGGCAGTGCCGCCGAGTTTGGCCATATCGTGCTCGATACCAACGGCAGCCTCTGCCGTTGTGGCAACCGGGGCTGCCTGCAAACCTTCACAGGCGGCTATCATCTCATGCAGCATGCGGAAAAATTCGGTGGCCAGCCGGTGACCATCGACCAGTTCATCGAGCGGACCCGCGAAGGTCGCCTTGGCTACAGCCGGTTGATCGAGGATGCGGCGGAAAAGGCCGGCTGGGGCATGGGCATCACCGCCAGCATCCTCAACCCACCATTGTTCATCATCGTCGGCAAGCTCGCGACGATCGGCAAGGCTTTTACCGAACCATTGGAGCGCAGCTTCGCGCGCCACACGCTTCCCCCACCCGATCAGGTCGCCGACATGCCGAGACCGCGTTTCGTCGTCGGAAAGTTCCTCGGCAACGACGATACGGTTCTGGGCGCGGTGGCGTTGGTACTGCACCAGCATGGGCGGATCAGTGATACTCCAACATCGAATATCAAGCGCCTGGTCGTATAAGAGCGGATGACCCCGGCGCCGACGATGCCCTCGTCGCGGCCGGGGATCGGGCAATTGCCTCGCACGGGCCAGATCATCACTGGTCTCTACAAGCTGATCAGACGTTGCGGTTCGTCACCTCGAGTGTATCGATATGCAGGCCGGAAACCTGTGGCGCCACCCCTCCCACCGGCGACACATGTCTCGCGGTCCACACAAAATGAATTCACGGATACGCCGTTGAACCATCAGGCTTGCGGGTGATCTTGCGCTCCCAGTGGATGTAGTCGTCCTTGGCCAGGACCTTTTCATCGATCTCAATACCCCAGCCGGGGCGGTCGGGGCGAAGTTCCATGTGGCCATCGACCGGCATATAGGGGTCCAGCGCCCACGGCGCGTGCACATGCGGCTTGAATTCAAGGATCTTGAAATTCGACTGTGCGGCGCAGAAATGCACGTTTACGGCTGTCGCCAACGGCCCCATCGGGTTGTGAGGAGCAACCGTCACATAATGCGCTTCGGCAATGGCGGCTATGCGGCGCATTTCGGTGACGCCGCCGACCACGCAGATATCGGGCTGGATGATATCGGCGCCGCGGGCGGTGAGCAGCGACAGGAACTCGAAGCGATTGTAGAGAGATTCTCCCGTGGCCAGCGGAACCGTGACCTTGGATTTCAATTCCGCCCACGCCGGAATATGCTCGGGCCGGATCGGCTCCTCGTAGAAGAGCGGGTCGTTCGGGGCAAGTGCCGCCGCCAGTTGCACGGCCTGATAGGGCTCGAAAATCTTGGCATGGGCATCGAAAGCAAATTCATAGTGCGAGGGCGTGATTTCGCGAATCTTGCCGAAGTAATCGCCGGTTTCCTTGACAATTTCGCCCCAACGACTGCCATGCAGATCCCGGCGATAGGGGCTGAGCTTGAAGGCGGTATAGCCGTAGTCCTGGTTTAGCTTCAGGGTCTGATCGAGCGCGTGCTGCGGATCGGGCGCGGTGTAGACGCCGCAATAGACCTTGACCCGGTCGCGGACATGGCCACCCAGAAGCATGTAGACCGGCAGTCCGGCGGCCTTGCCAGCAATATCCCAAAGAGCGTGATCAATGGCGGAGATCGCGGCCAGGCCAAGTGCTCCCGGCGGGAAGCGGCACTGCTGATTGAGCTTCAACACCAGAAATTCGACACGGCGCGGATCTTCACCTTCGATCTGATGGAACAGATAATCGAGCAGCGGCGGCAATGCCCAGTCGGGTCCGTGATTGTAGCATTCCCCCCAGCCACTGATGCCTTCGCTCGTTTCGATCTTCAAAAGCAGACGCGGACGGTCATCGACACGCTGCATGTAAGTCTTGATGCCAGTGATATGCACGTCAGATCTCCTTAAGCCGCACGCTGCTCGGTGATGACCCGGTCCACCACGCCGCGCAGTATGGCGCGTTCCCCGTCATTCAGCGCGACGACGCCCGGAATGCGAACCGGGCCGACATCAGTGCCAAGCATGCCCAGAGCTTCCTTGACGACGGTGACATTGGCTCCGTTGTTGTATTTCGTGCGCAGCGCCTCGAATTCGGCGATGCCGTCGATCAGCTTGCGCGCACCGGCATAGTTTCCGGCCTCGAGAGCCGTATGAATGGCGTGGGACCGTTGCGGAAAAACGTTGACGAGGCCCGAGGTGAAGCCACGGGCGCCGAGTGCATAAAAGGCGGGTGCCCAGCCTTCAGCCAAGCCGCAGACCCAGATGGCTGGAGCGTCATCAGTTGAGCGGATCACCTCGGCCAGCAACATCAGGTTGGTCGATGCGAACTTGATGCCGGCAATGTTGGGATGCAGCGCAAGCTGGCGGAAGTCAGCAACGGAGAAACCGTCGCTGCGAACATAGGCGATCACCGGCACAGTGCAGAAATCGGCGAGTTCCAGGAAATAGCGGGCCTGATAGGAGGGGCCGGCGAACGGGTCCATGGGATGATGACCCATGATCGCATCGGCACCTTCAGCAATCGCATCCTTGGCAAGGGCTTTGGCATCGCTCAGCGAGCGACCCACGGCGGCACTCACCAGAGACTTGCCGCCGGCAGCCGCGATGGTGGTGCGATGCACGATGCGGATCTCGTCCATGGTGAGGGTGAAGAACTCACCTGTGTTGCCTGCCGCCATGAGGTTGTGAACGCTGGCGGCGGCAAGACCTCTGATCAATGCACCCAACTTCTCGACATCGATGCTGCCGTCCTGGGAATAGGGTGTAACGGGTACGCCTGAAATGCCAGTAAGCGCTTTTCTAACGGTCTCGAGCTTCTCACTCACCTTGGATATCCTCTTTTTTTCCGAATACGATTGACAGGTAGGTCTCGCCCGAGCGGACGACATGATTGCGCATATGCCGTTCCGCACGCTCGGCATCTCCGTCGATAATTGCGTCAGCGATGGAACTGTGCTCGCGCAGCGCCTTGTTGCGCTCCGCAGGATCGGAATGGATGATCCTGCGAATGCTCGCATCGTAGAACTGCTGGCGCTCGATCAGTCGCGCCAGATACTGGCAGCGCGACGCGCGGTGAATTTCGTCGTGGAAGGCTTCATTGAGCACAATCAGCTGGTCCGCATTGCCGCTGGAAGTCGCCGCCTCCATCAGGTTGACCGTCGCCCTGAGCGCAGTCTTTCCCTCATCCGCAATGCGGCGCGCGGCCAGATGGCCGATCATGGATTCCAGCGCGGCGCGGGCCAGGATCATCTCCTCCGCCCAGTTCATGTTGAACTTGATGAGCACGCCTCGCCGGGGGAGCGCCTGCACGAGGCCTTCTGCCTCCAACAGCCGCAAGGCCTCCTTGATCGGCGTAGTGCTGACGCCGAACTGCTCCGCCAACTGACGTTCATTGACCTTTTCATCGGGGGTGAACCGACCGGCGATGATGGCGCCGCGCAGGATGCGGTGCACGTGATCGCGCACCGTCAACTGAAGTTGGGGATCCAGCTTCTCGATGCCGCCCATTCCGCGCTGAAGATCAGTTTCATTCGCCATTGCTGCAAAATCCTGTTGACGATCAAATCGACTTGTGAAATTTGATATATCAGATTTCAAATTGATGTCGATACGCAATTTGATGAAACTTAGAGGTTGAGGAGCCTCACCTGGAGGAAACGAATATGTTCAGACGCCACTTTTTGACCCTCGCCAGCGCTGTCGCGATTGCCACTGCGCTGCCTTTCGTCGCAACGGCCGCAACGCCGAGTGATCAGTTGGTCATTGCGACCAACATGTCCTCCATGCGTGGCCTGGACCCCCATGAACTCAATCAGCTCGAAGCCGCCGAGGTTGTCGCCAATCTATACGAGCGCCTGATCGTTCTGCCGGCTGACAACATTACGCAGCCCCAGCCAGGCCTTGCAGAAAGCTGGACCGTTTCCGAGGATGGCAAGACCTTCACCTTCAAGATCCGCTCTGGCGTGACGTTCCATTCCGGCAACCCCCTGACAGCCAAGGATGTCGAATGGTCGCTGCGCCGTTTGGTGAAGCTGGGGCTTGCTCCCTCCACCGATCTTCGCCAATGGGGCTTCTCGGCTGACAACGTCGACAGCCTCATCCGCGCCACGGACGAACACACTGTCGTCGTCGAGACCAAGGAAGTCTGGAACGCAGACCTGATCCTGCTGTCGCTTGCCAGTTTCTCCACGTCGATCCTGGACAGCGCCTTTCTTGCCGACAAGGCCAAGAACGATGACATGGGTCGGGAATTCCTGCAGACCGCGGATGCCGGATCCGGTCCCTATTCGCTGCGCAGCTGGCGGGCCAACGAACTGCTGATCGCCGATGCCTTCAAGGACTACTGGCAGGGTGAGCCGGCCATGCGTCGTGTCGTTCTGCGCCACCTGCCAGAATCCTCTGCGCAGCGCCTGCAGATCGAAAACGGCGATATGGACATCGCGACCCGTTTGTCCTCCACCGATCTTGCAGCGCTCGAAGCCGGCGGCAAGGTGGATATCCAGAAGACACCGGGATTCGGTTTCTACTATCTGGCGCTGAACCAGAAAGACGAGATCCTCGGCAACCCAAAGGTTCGCGAAGCCTTCCGCTACCTCATCGACTATGATGGCCTCGCCAGCACAGTCATGAAATATTACGGCATCAAGCAACATAGCATCATTCCCGCCGGCTTGCCGGGCGCAATGACGGAAAATCCCTACAAGCTTGATATTGAAAAGGCCAAGCAGCTGCTTGCCGAAGCCGGATATCCCGACGGCTTCTCCAAGGTCTACTATGCCACACCGGTCACGCCGGAATTCGAAATCGCCCAGTCGTTGCAGGCAAATGCGGCAAAGGCGGGCATCAAGCTCGACCTGCAGGGCGGGGACCATATCGGCAAATTTCGTGAACGGGCCTTCGAGATTTTCTCGGCGCGCTCGGGCGAACGCCTGCCCGACCCGCATGCAGTGCTCGCTTCCTACGCAACCAATGCCAACAACGCCGACGAAGCCAAGCTGACCGGTCTTCTGGCGTGGCGCTCGGCATGGGACGTGCCGAAGGACATTCAGGATATGGTGCAGGCCGCGGCCCACGAAACCGACAAGGCCAAGCGTGGCGAACTCTATGCCAAGATCAACAAGGCCTATCTGGCATCCTCGCCGGCATTGGTCACATCTTTCCAAAGAACGGATGCCAAGGCTGTCAGCAAGACGGTGAAAGGCTATACCGGCCACTCAACCTGGTTGACCCGCTGGGACACCGTGACCAAGGGCGAATAATCGCCTCCAGCAAGGACACTTGACTTGACCTCCTCCCAAGCGACCGCCAAGAACGGCCCGGACAGCAGCAGAAAGCTGTTGTCCAGTGCCGGTAAAATCGCGACCTCTTTCGCAGTAATCCTGACAACCCTGTTCGGTCTTTTGGTTATTACGTTCGTGATCGGACGCCTGGTGCCAGCCGATCCGGTCATTGCTGCCGTTGGCGACCAGGCCGATCAGGTAACCTATGACCGCGTGTACAAGGAGATGGGCCTCGATCGCCCCCTCTACGTACAGTTCGGACACTACCTGGCCGACGTGGTGCGTTTCGACTTCGGTCAATCGCATATCACCAAGAACAAGGTATCGGACGATCTCGCCCGCGTGTTCCCCGCCACCCTCGAACTGGCGACACTGGCGACGCTGATCGGGGCCGGTTTCGGGGTGCCGCTGGGCGTCGTCTCCGCGGTGCGCAAGGGGACATGGGTCGACCATCTCGGCCGTGTCATCGGTCTGCTCGGTTACTCGACACCGATCTTCTGGCTTGGCACGGTCGTCATTCTGGTCTTCTACGCCAAGTTAGGACTGATCCCCGGAGGAGGACGAATAGATATCTACAACGAGGGTCTGGTCGAAGGGCCGACCGGTTCGTTGCTGGTGGATTCCATCATCGCCGGAGAATGGGGCGTATTCTGGAGCGCGCTTCATCATGTGCTCGCGCCAGCGCTGATTCTCGGCTACGCCGCCATGGCCTATCTCAGCCGCATGAGCCGCAGCTTCATGCTGGAGCAGCTGCGTCAGGAATACATCCTGACGGCGCGCGCCAAGGGGCTCAGCCAGAATTCCGTGGTCTGGCGCCATGCATTCCGCAATATCCGCGTGCAGTTGCTGACCGTGGTGGCGCTGGCCTATTGCGGCCTTCTGGATGGTACCGTGCTCATCGAAACAGTTTTCGCGTGGCCGGGCCTTGGCCAGTATCTGACATCAGCGCTTTTCTTCGCCGACATGAACGCGGTGCTCGGCAGCGTGCTCCTGATCGGCATCATCTCCATCGCGATCAATCTTCTCTCGGATATTGTCTATCGCTTTATCGATCCGAGGACACGGTGACACCAATGGAAAAACCTGCTTCCCTGCATGACTGGCTGATCAACGAAGACTTCACATCGACGCGCCAGGCGCGGCTGCACAAGATGTATGTCGCCTGGCTGAGCCTGCTTGCCAACCCCCTCGCCTTCACCGGTTTTCTGGTCATCCTGGGTTTGATCCTGGTCGCGATTTTCGGTCCGATGATCATCACCTACGACCCTTATGCCCAAGACCTTTCCAAGGCGCTGCAGCCGCTGTCTTCGACACACTGGTTCGGCACCGACGAATTCGGCCGCGACGTCTTTACGCGCCTGGTCTACGGCGCCCGCACGACGCTCTACATCAGCATTCTAGTTACCGTCATCGTCGGCCCGATCGGCTTCGTCATCGGTGCAACGTCAGGCTATCTCGGAGGTTGGGTCGACGTGGTGCTGATGCGCATCACCGATATTTTTCTCTCCTTCCCGAGCCTGGTTCTGGCGCTGGCGTTTTCCGCGGCCCTCGGCCCCGGCATCGAGAACGCGGTCATCGCCATCGCGCTCACCGTCTGGCCGCCAATTGCCCGCCTGGCGCGCGCAGAAACCCTGACCTTCCGCAATGCCGACTTCGTCGTCGCGGCCGAGCTGCAGGGGGCGGGCATGATGCGCATTCTCCTGCGTCATATCGTGCCGCTTTGTGCGCCGTCTGTCGTTGTGCGCCTGACGCTTAACATGTCGAGCATCATTCTGACCGCCGCGGGCCTCGGATTCCTCGGACTGGGCGCCCAGCCCCCGATGCCCGAGTGGGGCGCCATGGCGGCATCCGGGCGGCAATACCTGCTCGACGCATGGTGGCTGACCACCATTCCCGGCATCGCGATCTTGACCGTGAGCCTCGCCTTCAACCTGCTCGGCGACGGCCTGCGCGACATTCTGGATCCTAGAAATGCATAAGTCTGCGGATACCATTCTGACGATCGAGAACATGTCCGTCGAGTTTCCGACATTGTCTGGCTCCGTCATGGCAGTGCGTGATGTCTCCTTTAGCGTCGGTCGCGAGAAAGTCGGCATCATCGGCGAATCCGGATCGGGCAAGAGCACCACCGGCCGCGCCATCATGGGGCTCCAGCCGCCCAAGGCGCGGGTAAAGGCGGATCGCATGGCCTTTGAAGAGGTGGACCTCTTGAAGACCACCGAGCAGGACATGCTGAAGATTCGCGGACGCCGCATCGCCATGATCCTGCAGGATCCGAAATATTCGCTGAACCCCGTCATGAGCGTCGGCGAGCAAATCGCAGAAACCGTATTGTTGCATGAAGGGGTATCCCGCAAGGAAGCGCGTGCCCGCACGCTCGCCATGCTGGAACGGGTCCGAATCCGCGATCCCCATCGCGTGTTCGATCTTTATCCGCACGAAGTCTCCGGCGGCATGGGTCAGCGCATCATGATCTCGATGATGCTGATCGCTTCCCCCTCGCTGATCATCGCCGACGAGCCAACATCGGCGCTCGACGTGACAGTGCGCCAGCAGGTGTTGTCGATCCTCGACGAGCTGGTGGCGGAACGCAATATCGGGCTGATCTTCATCTCGCACGATCTTAATCTGGTGCGCAGTTTCTGCGACCGGGTGATCATCATGTACGCCGGGCGCATCGTCGAGACCATCACAGCGGCAGAGCTGGACAATGCCCGGCACCCCTATACCCGCGGCCTGCTCAATGCACTGCCGAGCCTCGATCACCCGCGTGACCGGCTGGACGTCCTTCAGCGCGATCCGGCCTGGCTGGAGAACAAATGATGTCCATGATCAAGGTGGAAAACCTTGCTGTATCCTACGGCAAGCCCGGTAGCGAAGTTCGCGTCGTCAAGGATGTGTCCTTCTCCGTGGCCCGGGGCGAAGCCTTCGGCCTGGTTGGCGAAAGCGGCTGCGGCAAGTCGACGATCCTCGGCGCGCTGGCCGGCCGCAACAAGCAGTGGACCGGCCTTATCGCCATCGACGGTGAGTCCATAGAACAGAAGCGCACCCGCGCCCAGCTCGCCAAGCAGCAGATGGTGTTCCAGGACCCGTTCGGCTCGATCCACCCGCGCCACACAATCGCGCGCACTTTGCTGGAGCCTTTGGAAATCCATGGCATCGACCGACGACAGGAGCGTGTCGCAAAGGTGCTGGACGATGTGGGTCTGCCGCAGAATTTCCGCTACCGTTTTCCGCACCAGCTTTCCGGCGGCCAGCGCCAGCGCGTCGCCATCGCCCGCGCCCTGATCCTGTCGCCACGCATCCTGCTGCTGGACGAGCCAACGTCCGCTCTCGACGTCTCTATCCAGGCGGAAATCCTCAATCTTCTGAAGGACCTGCGCGAGCGAGAAGGCCTGACCTATATTCTTGTCAGCCACGATCTCGCAGTTGTCTCCCATCTCTGCGACCGCGTTGCCGTGATGCAGGATGGCGGCTTCGTCGAAATTGCTGAAAAGAGGCAGCTGATCGAGGGGACGGTCACCCACCCCTATACCCGCACCCTGATGGACGGCAGCCGCGGCTATGTTCCCGCGATCTAACTGTAATTTCATCGCAGGTGACCCCATCGGAACGATGGAGCGGAGTTTTGGCAGCTTGCCGTATCCGTGGTTTCTAGAGCTTGTCAGGAAAAAGTGGAAACCGGTTTTCCCGAAAAGACAAACGAAAACAAAAGAATATAGCGGATGTCCGGTTCAATCTGAACCGGACATCCTCTAATACATAACCGTGTTCAGCGTGAGGGTGACGGGCTCACCCGGCTGGAGTTGTGTGCTGCCCCGCGCCACCAGCCAGCCATCCGCGCGCTCCAGGCGCGCAACGATCCGCAGCGTTTGCGAAGCCCCTGAACTTGCGGGCGGGGTCAGGGAAAAGGCTATCGTCTTCGACCCGCCGTCGCTTTGGAGGCGCTTCTCCGCGGTGCGACGGTGCGCACTGTCCTGAACGGCAGGGTCCTCGAGATAGATCTCAACATGACCTTGCGGGATAACAGCGCCGTTTTCAAACACGATGGAACCGCGAATATCGGTCGATTGCGCAGCGGCTGACCCGGCCACCGCGGCGACCGCCGCAACTCCGACAGTCATCAACATTGTGCGGCAGTCGGTAGGGCGTTTCATCACACACTCTCCATGATAGTCCCGCAAGATTTGTGCAGGGCAAGACTTGTGCAGGCGCGGCATTGCCGCTCAGCTTGTCGTTCATCTGAAAAGCGCACAAGCAGCGCGGTAAGTGGGGCGCTTGAAAGCGCCCCATCTCCGTTAGAGTTTGTCGGGGAAAAGTGGAAACCGGTTTCCCCGAAAAGACAAACGAAAACGAAAGAAGTAGGGGATGTCCGGTTCAATCTGAACCGGACATCCTCTAGACGACAATGAAGTCGGACGCCGAGAGGCTCAGATTTTTGCTCAACTGCGCAAACTGAATGGCTGCAACGCCTCCACCGCCATCGGCATCATAGGACAAGGCGCCGCTATCGGTGTCGTAGATAATGCGGTCATCGGCGTCATGAGCGGCTCCGGACGCACTCCGGTAGAATGCACCCAAGGCAAGAGCCCCGTCGCCACCAACACTCTCAAAGATGAGATTGTCCAGCAGGATCGTGTCGTCGACGACCCTGAAGTCCTTGATCCAGTCGATATTGCCATTCCCAAGTGCCGTCGAGAAGCGGAATGCATCCTCTCCTGCGCCGCCAGTAAGCGTGTCAGCCGCAAGACCGCCATCCAGGAAGTCGCTGCCGGCGCCGCCGATGAGCGTATCGGAACCCGCGACACCCGGCTGAGCCGGCGCAGGGGGAAACTCGACCGATACGTTCACCTTGTATGTCGAGCCCGCCGGCACGGCTTCCGCCCAGCCATCGCCCGGAGCTGTCTCCGACCAGCTGCCTTCCAGGATGTAGTAGGTTCCGGTTTCCTGAGTGACGAAGACCAGGCTTGAATCCCGGCTGCTGGTGGAGCCGGGGTCGCCACCACCATCATCGTTCTGGGCGACAATATGGCCGCTGCTGTCGAGCAACCTGACCCAACTGTCGTGGACATTCGGATCTGCAATTCCGTCAATGTCTATCGTGATGACCGTGCCGGCCGCCAGATCGACCTTGTAATATCCGCCCTGGCCGTTCCCGGTGGCGTTCACGGTCGTATGCAGGGTTGTCGTCGAATCGAAGATATCCGGGTCGCTCACCAGGGAGAAATTGTCGGAGACATCGAACGCGGTTGCGATCGAGTTGTTCGCCGCGCCCGGTCCCAGCGTTGCATAACCGGTTCCCATGCCCGGGCGTGGCGGCGCGTCGCCCTGATAGGCGTAATCGCCGAGCAGGGTGTCATCGCCGCGGCCGCCGTCGAGCACATCGTTGCCGCCCTGGCCGGTCAACACGTTGGCCGCGCCGTCGCCGGTCAACCGATCGTTGAAGCCCGAGCCGGAGAGATTTTCAATGGACACATAGGTATCGCCGCCGGACCTGCCTCCCAGGAGGCTGAGCCTTACCCCGCTGGTGGCGTCGGCATAGTCTGCCGTGTCGCTGCCGGCGCCGCCGTTCAGTCTGTCGGCCCCACCGCCGCCGGTCAGGATGTCATCGCCTGTACCGCCGGAGAGCTTGTTGGCCAGGGCATTGCCGATCAGATGGTCGTCGAAGGACGAACCGACGGCATTTTCAAAGCCGACGAGCATATCGTGCCGGATAACGGCACCCCGGCCGACGATCTGCACCGGACCGTCGCCATCGCCACCATTGGCCGTTCCCTTGAGAAGATCGATCGTCACGCCATCGGAACTACCCGCATAAACGACCGTGTCGATCCCGGAGCCACCATCCAGATAGTCCTGGCCGGAGCCGCCGATGATCGTGTCGTTGCCGGCTTCGCCGTACAGGATGTCGCCATCGGCACCGCCGTCCAGAATGTCATTGCCGCCGCCGCCGTTGAAATAGTCGCCGCCGCCCTGGCCCCAGAAATGGTTTGCTGCGGACGTGCCGATAAAGCGGTCGATGCGGTCATCGGAACCAATCAGGTTCTCGATGCTGTAGAACGTGTCGCCCGAGGCGGTGCCACCGCTAGCGACGTTCTTAGCGAGGTTGACGAGCAGCTGGAAAGGGCTCTCCTTGCTGAAATCGACTGTATCGACGCCTGCGCCGCCCCTGAATATATCCACTCCGTCCTGGCCGCTCAGCGTATCGTCGCCGCTGCCGCCATCGAGAATATCGTTACCCTGGCCGCCAAGAATGGTGTCGTTGCCACCGCCGCCGTAGAGCGTGTCGTTACCATCGTCACTTTCGGTCTGGTCTTGAAGGTCCTCGACATCGATGGTGTTGTTGATATCGCGGCTAGCCAGAGAATCCCGGCCACCGATGATCAGGTCGTCACCGCCCTGGCCGAAG
This genomic stretch from Pararhizobium capsulatum DSM 1112 harbors:
- a CDS encoding ROK family protein, which gives rise to MQDVKELFRDQEAPAGRIVRAIAAIGAATATQLVKSTGLARSTVSTLLSELKDGGIVLDLDTKSNGFGRPSQLLSLNPATGRCAGVLLGLGEIRIVICDLAHTVLSDVWFEMRRDYTPEEAAEQIRDNLTRQCASLGLAIKDLLGVGLAISAPLSYDGRVLNGDVLPTWGGVDLAAIFSKHLDCPLHAENESHCGALAEMTWGAAIGEKDFVLYKFDLGVGGAIVRDGVVQRGFNGSAAEFGHIVLDTNGSLCRCGNRGCLQTFTGGYHLMQHAEKFGGQPVTIDQFIERTREGRLGYSRLIEDAAEKAGWGMGITASILNPPLFIIVGKLATIGKAFTEPLERSFARHTLPPPDQVADMPRPRFVVGKFLGNDDTVLGAVALVLHQHGRISDTPTSNIKRLVV
- a CDS encoding mandelate racemase/muconate lactonizing enzyme family protein → MHITGIKTYMQRVDDRPRLLLKIETSEGISGWGECYNHGPDWALPPLLDYLFHQIEGEDPRRVEFLVLKLNQQCRFPPGALGLAAISAIDHALWDIAGKAAGLPVYMLLGGHVRDRVKVYCGVYTAPDPQHALDQTLKLNQDYGYTAFKLSPYRRDLHGSRWGEIVKETGDYFGKIREITPSHYEFAFDAHAKIFEPYQAVQLAAALAPNDPLFYEEPIRPEHIPAWAELKSKVTVPLATGESLYNRFEFLSLLTARGADIIQPDICVVGGVTEMRRIAAIAEAHYVTVAPHNPMGPLATAVNVHFCAAQSNFKILEFKPHVHAPWALDPYMPVDGHMELRPDRPGWGIEIDEKVLAKDDYIHWERKITRKPDGSTAYP
- a CDS encoding dihydrodipicolinate synthase family protein yields the protein MSEKLETVRKALTGISGVPVTPYSQDGSIDVEKLGALIRGLAAASVHNLMAAGNTGEFFTLTMDEIRIVHRTTIAAAGGKSLVSAAVGRSLSDAKALAKDAIAEGADAIMGHHPMDPFAGPSYQARYFLELADFCTVPVIAYVRSDGFSVADFRQLALHPNIAGIKFASTNLMLLAEVIRSTDDAPAIWVCGLAEGWAPAFYALGARGFTSGLVNVFPQRSHAIHTALEAGNYAGARKLIDGIAEFEALRTKYNNGANVTVVKEALGMLGTDVGPVRIPGVVALNDGERAILRGVVDRVITEQRAA
- a CDS encoding GntR family transcriptional regulator gives rise to the protein MANETDLQRGMGGIEKLDPQLQLTVRDHVHRILRGAIIAGRFTPDEKVNERQLAEQFGVSTTPIKEALRLLEAEGLVQALPRRGVLIKFNMNWAEEMILARAALESMIGHLAARRIADEGKTALRATVNLMEAATSSGNADQLIVLNEAFHDEIHRASRCQYLARLIERQQFYDASIRRIIHSDPAERNKALREHSSIADAIIDGDAERAERHMRNHVVRSGETYLSIVFGKKEDIQGE
- a CDS encoding ABC transporter substrate-binding protein, translating into MFRRHFLTLASAVAIATALPFVATAATPSDQLVIATNMSSMRGLDPHELNQLEAAEVVANLYERLIVLPADNITQPQPGLAESWTVSEDGKTFTFKIRSGVTFHSGNPLTAKDVEWSLRRLVKLGLAPSTDLRQWGFSADNVDSLIRATDEHTVVVETKEVWNADLILLSLASFSTSILDSAFLADKAKNDDMGREFLQTADAGSGPYSLRSWRANELLIADAFKDYWQGEPAMRRVVLRHLPESSAQRLQIENGDMDIATRLSSTDLAALEAGGKVDIQKTPGFGFYYLALNQKDEILGNPKVREAFRYLIDYDGLASTVMKYYGIKQHSIIPAGLPGAMTENPYKLDIEKAKQLLAEAGYPDGFSKVYYATPVTPEFEIAQSLQANAAKAGIKLDLQGGDHIGKFRERAFEIFSARSGERLPDPHAVLASYATNANNADEAKLTGLLAWRSAWDVPKDIQDMVQAAAHETDKAKRGELYAKINKAYLASSPALVTSFQRTDAKAVSKTVKGYTGHSTWLTRWDTVTKGE
- a CDS encoding ABC transporter permease, giving the protein MLSSAGKIATSFAVILTTLFGLLVITFVIGRLVPADPVIAAVGDQADQVTYDRVYKEMGLDRPLYVQFGHYLADVVRFDFGQSHITKNKVSDDLARVFPATLELATLATLIGAGFGVPLGVVSAVRKGTWVDHLGRVIGLLGYSTPIFWLGTVVILVFYAKLGLIPGGGRIDIYNEGLVEGPTGSLLVDSIIAGEWGVFWSALHHVLAPALILGYAAMAYLSRMSRSFMLEQLRQEYILTARAKGLSQNSVVWRHAFRNIRVQLLTVVALAYCGLLDGTVLIETVFAWPGLGQYLTSALFFADMNAVLGSVLLIGIISIAINLLSDIVYRFIDPRTR
- the nikC gene encoding nickel transporter permease; the protein is MEKPASLHDWLINEDFTSTRQARLHKMYVAWLSLLANPLAFTGFLVILGLILVAIFGPMIITYDPYAQDLSKALQPLSSTHWFGTDEFGRDVFTRLVYGARTTLYISILVTVIVGPIGFVIGATSGYLGGWVDVVLMRITDIFLSFPSLVLALAFSAALGPGIENAVIAIALTVWPPIARLARAETLTFRNADFVVAAELQGAGMMRILLRHIVPLCAPSVVVRLTLNMSSIILTAAGLGFLGLGAQPPMPEWGAMAASGRQYLLDAWWLTTIPGIAILTVSLAFNLLGDGLRDILDPRNA
- a CDS encoding ABC transporter ATP-binding protein, with protein sequence MHKSADTILTIENMSVEFPTLSGSVMAVRDVSFSVGREKVGIIGESGSGKSTTGRAIMGLQPPKARVKADRMAFEEVDLLKTTEQDMLKIRGRRIAMILQDPKYSLNPVMSVGEQIAETVLLHEGVSRKEARARTLAMLERVRIRDPHRVFDLYPHEVSGGMGQRIMISMMLIASPSLIIADEPTSALDVTVRQQVLSILDELVAERNIGLIFISHDLNLVRSFCDRVIIMYAGRIVETITAAELDNARHPYTRGLLNALPSLDHPRDRLDVLQRDPAWLENK
- a CDS encoding ABC transporter ATP-binding protein, with product MSMIKVENLAVSYGKPGSEVRVVKDVSFSVARGEAFGLVGESGCGKSTILGALAGRNKQWTGLIAIDGESIEQKRTRAQLAKQQMVFQDPFGSIHPRHTIARTLLEPLEIHGIDRRQERVAKVLDDVGLPQNFRYRFPHQLSGGQRQRVAIARALILSPRILLLDEPTSALDVSIQAEILNLLKDLREREGLTYILVSHDLAVVSHLCDRVAVMQDGGFVEIAEKRQLIEGTVTHPYTRTLMDGSRGYVPAI